AAGGTGAAGAAAATGACAAAGGCGCCGGTGAAGAGAAGCCAGAGAGATAGTAATTCGTAGTATTTAGAGAGAAATTAATTATTATTTAATCCCCACCAATTGAACAAAGCAATCCATTTAGCAGCAGTATTTTTTTCTTGCTTGTTCATGGTCATTGGTTGTACGGCAGTATTGGCACAAAACGATGACTCTCAACAAAGCCTCAAACTAGAAGAAGCTTTTCTAGCAGCAAAAGCCTATTCTAGCACAGGTCAGACAGATTCATGTGAGTACATCTTAGAGTTGTTGAAAGTAGATTATGATCAGTTTACCACAGAACAGCAACTGGAGTTTCTGTATATCATGACAGACCTCAAGTACTCCGTGGGTCAATTCATACACTCGATCGAGTATGCCAAAAACTATATAGATCTTATAAATAGCAGCAAGCTGGACAATGAAAAAGACAAGGCTAATATACAGGTCTATTTAGGTCTCAGTTACTACTTTATTGACGAACTAGGGTTATCAATAGATGCTTATTTGGAAGCACTAGCGATCTACAAAAAAAGTCAAGACAGGTTTGGCGTAGCTTTGAGCTATTACAATGTCGGAAAAACCTATGCAGACCTTAAAGACTACGAAAAGTCGATTGCTTACCTTTCCCAAGCCATACAAGAGCTCAAGTCACAGCCTCAGAAAGAAAATCGAATTGTGACTTGGTATGCTCAATTGGCCAACGTACTGATCAAAGCAAACAAACTAACGAAAGCAGAATCCATTCTAGATAGTGCCTCCATTCTACTGGAGCAGTCTGACTTGAAAATCAATCCCTTTAACCTATATATAACGTACGGCAGGCTCTTTGCACAAAAAAAGAACATATTGGCAGCTGAGGAGTTTTTGTATAAAGCGATTGAGCTAGCAGAGGAACGAGACAACATCAACCAATCCATTGAAGCTTTAAACACACTGAGTTTTCTCTACAATGAAAACAAACGATATTCAGAAACGATCGCTCTTTTGGAACACTTCATCAACAAACAGCGAGATATTCAAAGCTACCAGACCCGGTTGACTCAGCTCGAAGCGAGGCTCTATGAAGCCTACGTCGAAACGCACCAATACAAAGAAGCGATCATCTTGCATGAAGAGTTCACCTACTTACGTGACTCTATGAGTACGTTGGAACTCTACAATCAGATGAAACAGGCCGAAATCCGCTCGCAAGCAGCAAAGCAGGCTACAGAAAATGAACTACTCAAAAAACAAGACGAGCTCAATCAACAAACAATTCGTGCACAAAACACCTTACTCATCTCTTCCCTACTCGTATTGGTATTGGTCATCGTGATCGCCATCATAATCTACCGAGCCTCTGTCACCAACAAACGACTCTCTAAACAAAACCAACAACAAGCTGATCGCTTGATCCAACTGGATGCTGCCAAGTCGAGATTCTTTGCCAATATTTCTCATGACCTACGCACTCCCATGACACTCATCATGGGGGGCATAGAACAAGTACTGGAAAACAATGATGTCTTCCTTACTGACAAAGCCGCACGTCAGCTAAAAATAGGCCTCAAAAATGGAGAACGAATACTCCATCTCACCAATGAAATCAATGAGCTCATCAAGTTGGAGGACAGTAAATTGGCCATATCCCCCCGATACATTGACATTGACGAGATGCTCAATCTATTTGTGCAGATGTTTAGCTCCATGGCTGAAATGAAAGGAGTACATTTGGCCTACTCACGCACTATCTTCAAAGGCAGTACTATCATTCATGCAGACCCACATCACTTCGAAAAAGTATTGTTTAATTTGATTACCAATGGTCTAAAACACACCAAAGAGAAAGACTCGCTGACTGTTAGCCTCAGCCAAGACAATGGCAATCTCGTCATCTCAATCGTAGATACAGGCGAAGGGATCCCTGAGCAAAACGTCCCCTATATTTTTGATCGGTATTATCAGGCTCCCGATACGACCTTCAAAACACAAGAAGGTTTTGGTATCGGTCTTGCTCTTGTCAAGGAAATCATCGACAAACACCAAGCTAAGATTGAAGTAAATAGTAAATTGGGTATTGGCACGGAGTTCAAAATCTCCATACACCAGGAAAACGTCAGTCCAAACAAAGTAGCCAACCTCTCCAACCTAGAGTACAGCTACGAAAAACGAGATTTATTTAGAGACATTGATGATTCCCTTTCTTCAGACAAGCCACTTGTACATATTGAAAGCATACAAAATGATGCCCGTCATTCTACCAAGAAAAAGACCATATTGATCGTCGAGGATCACCCCGAGGTGAGAGACTATATCTACGACATCATAGCCGAGCATTATACTGTATTGACTGCTGCCAATGGGAAACGCGCGCTTAGAGTTTTAGAAAAGGATAAAGTTGACCTGATCATTACGGATCTGATGATGCCTTGGTTTGATGGCTTTGAACTTCTCGAACAACTCAAGCAAAACGACAGAC
The DNA window shown above is from Reichenbachiella sp. 5M10 and carries:
- a CDS encoding response regulator, producing the protein MNKAIHLAAVFFSCLFMVIGCTAVLAQNDDSQQSLKLEEAFLAAKAYSSTGQTDSCEYILELLKVDYDQFTTEQQLEFLYIMTDLKYSVGQFIHSIEYAKNYIDLINSSKLDNEKDKANIQVYLGLSYYFIDELGLSIDAYLEALAIYKKSQDRFGVALSYYNVGKTYADLKDYEKSIAYLSQAIQELKSQPQKENRIVTWYAQLANVLIKANKLTKAESILDSASILLEQSDLKINPFNLYITYGRLFAQKKNILAAEEFLYKAIELAEERDNINQSIEALNTLSFLYNENKRYSETIALLEHFINKQRDIQSYQTRLTQLEARLYEAYVETHQYKEAIILHEEFTYLRDSMSTLELYNQMKQAEIRSQAAKQATENELLKKQDELNQQTIRAQNTLLISSLLVLVLVIVIAIIIYRASVTNKRLSKQNQQQADRLIQLDAAKSRFFANISHDLRTPMTLIMGGIEQVLENNDVFLTDKAARQLKIGLKNGERILHLTNEINELIKLEDSKLAISPRYIDIDEMLNLFVQMFSSMAEMKGVHLAYSRTIFKGSTIIHADPHHFEKVLFNLITNGLKHTKEKDSLTVSLSQDNGNLVISIVDTGEGIPEQNVPYIFDRYYQAPDTTFKTQEGFGIGLALVKEIIDKHQAKIEVNSKLGIGTEFKISIHQENVSPNKVANLSNLEYSYEKRDLFRDIDDSLSSDKPLVHIESIQNDARHSTKKKTILIVEDHPEVRDYIYDIIAEHYTVLTAANGKRALRVLEKDKVDLIITDLMMPWFDGFELLEQLKQNDRLKRIPALVLSARTSDEDKERVLSKGVNDFLCKPFKPKELLKRIENLLNRSEWNNNNEEALFINNAETVDEVESSLLKNVEQLILANIHDPNLSINFLAEKVYVSERKFYRLIKKLTGTTPYEYLKEVRLQYANRIILEKKLTSTSEVARMIGMKNVSNFNNQFKKRFGKKPSDLMPET